Proteins encoded together in one Terriglobus saanensis SP1PR4 window:
- the rsmD gene encoding 16S rRNA (guanine(966)-N(2))-methyltransferase RsmD encodes MIAGTYRSRPLVAPPGTATRPTSDRLRETLFNVLALRIAGTRFADLYAGTGAVGIEAISRGAEHVFFSETNAKALTAIRANLKSLDLRSGYTLEPAGTATLLKRIVKQGNVLDVVFLDPPYDEAEEYTRTLSTLGSEGFAASLAEDVLVLAEHTRKQPLSDRYGRLARTRTLLQGDAALSFYSIGEPVVELPALVD; translated from the coding sequence GTGATAGCAGGTACATATCGATCGCGGCCCCTGGTTGCACCTCCGGGAACGGCGACGCGTCCCACCAGCGACCGCCTGCGCGAGACGCTCTTCAACGTCCTTGCCCTGCGAATCGCGGGTACACGGTTTGCCGATCTCTATGCAGGTACCGGCGCTGTCGGGATCGAAGCGATCAGCCGGGGAGCGGAGCATGTCTTCTTTTCGGAGACGAACGCGAAGGCGCTTACGGCGATCCGCGCGAATCTTAAATCGCTCGACCTTCGCTCTGGCTACACGCTGGAGCCAGCGGGCACGGCCACGCTCTTGAAGCGGATCGTGAAGCAGGGCAATGTGCTGGATGTGGTCTTTCTGGACCCGCCGTACGACGAGGCCGAAGAATATACCCGGACCCTTTCAACGCTTGGGAGCGAAGGTTTTGCGGCCTCGCTTGCGGAGGATGTGTTGGTGCTTGCGGAGCATACGCGGAAGCAGCCGTTGTCTGATCGATATGGACGCTTGGCGCGGACGCGCACGCTGCTGCAGGGAGATGCGGCTCTCTCGTTCTACTCGATTGGGGAACCGGTGGTGGAGCTTCCAGCGTTGGTTGATTAG
- the thiL gene encoding thiamine-phosphate kinase: MAKRSIFGTKVSPEHGIWRYSYRVNKQHHQGERKFIQSVRTRAGRAGGPLRVGIGDDAAVLRPKGKSEIVVTTDFSLENTHFRRDWHPAKAAGHRCLARGLSDLAAMGARPMGVFLSLALPVGTMDKAPGRKWVDNFLEGVLELAKASGVKLGGGDTATAPGKEILADIVLLGSVPRGKALLRSGAKVGDGIYVTGTLGAAAVELEVLSDDPKKFTRAKVTDKDGHPHLFPKPRLNVGRALIRRAGTSKINSAIDLSDGLSTDLAHLCAESGVAAIIDAKLIPLGGTLLHALHGGEDYELLFTGKKVPKQIAGVKVTRIGKIQKAKKNQPPVVIRMPDGSETPLLARGWEHQI, translated from the coding sequence GGGCGAACGTAAATTCATTCAATCGGTACGGACCCGTGCCGGGCGAGCCGGTGGACCTTTGCGGGTCGGCATCGGTGACGATGCCGCCGTTTTACGGCCTAAGGGCAAATCAGAGATCGTCGTCACCACGGACTTTTCTCTGGAAAATACCCATTTCCGCCGTGACTGGCACCCGGCCAAAGCCGCGGGACACCGCTGCCTCGCGCGCGGTCTCAGCGACCTGGCCGCCATGGGCGCACGTCCCATGGGCGTCTTCCTCTCGCTTGCCTTACCCGTCGGCACCATGGACAAGGCCCCCGGCCGCAAGTGGGTCGACAACTTCCTCGAAGGCGTCCTGGAGCTTGCCAAGGCCAGCGGCGTGAAGCTGGGCGGAGGCGACACCGCCACGGCCCCCGGCAAAGAGATCCTCGCCGACATCGTCCTCCTCGGCTCCGTCCCCCGTGGAAAAGCCCTTCTCCGTTCCGGCGCGAAGGTCGGCGACGGCATCTACGTCACCGGAACCCTGGGCGCAGCCGCCGTCGAGCTCGAAGTTCTCTCCGACGACCCCAAGAAGTTCACCCGCGCCAAAGTCACCGACAAAGACGGTCATCCTCATCTCTTTCCCAAACCGCGCCTGAACGTCGGCCGCGCCCTGATTCGTCGCGCAGGGACCAGCAAGATCAACTCCGCCATCGATCTCAGCGACGGCCTCTCCACCGATCTCGCCCACCTCTGTGCCGAATCTGGCGTCGCCGCGATCATCGATGCCAAGTTGATTCCCCTCGGCGGTACCCTTCTGCACGCGCTCCACGGCGGCGAAGACTATGAACTCCTCTTCACCGGCAAGAAGGTTCCCAAACAGATTGCAGGCGTGAAGGTCACACGCATCGGCAAGATCCAGAAGGCCAAGAAGAACCAGCCTCCTGTGGTCATCCGCATGCCCGATGGCAGCGAGACTCCCCTGCTGGCCCGTGGTTGGGAGCACCAGATCTGA
- a CDS encoding superinfection immunity protein, which translates to MITLTLMLALYFLPTIVASHRGHNLGGILVLNFFFGWTGIGWMALLLWSLLADPPRWCVVPYGGTYIPYGAYTPYSPYGVWRRY; encoded by the coding sequence ATGATCACACTCACATTGATGCTCGCGCTGTACTTCCTTCCCACCATCGTGGCCTCGCACCGCGGCCACAACCTCGGCGGCATCCTGGTGTTGAACTTCTTTTTTGGATGGACAGGAATCGGCTGGATGGCGCTGCTGCTCTGGTCTCTGCTCGCGGACCCGCCACGGTGGTGCGTGGTGCCGTACGGCGGCACCTATATCCCCTACGGAGCCTATACGCCCTACTCGCCTTATGGGGTTTGGCGGAGGTACTAA
- a CDS encoding right-handed parallel beta-helix repeat-containing protein codes for MFNFRRHFAPALLLMIASIPVSATTYYISQSTGSDTNSGLSQAAAFKTLAKANTLTSLKGGDSILLKRGDVWHEELIVPSSGTSTKSRFLIDAYGSGRVPILDGADPVTGWKLISADTYQVRRTIPSYKVFVDALYTQTVPLIREGNLTAAINEPGSFYTDADTLYVHLADGSNPSKHTIEVSGTGHQTGIVASNKSYVTVQNLAIMRTTNSGVAFVLDYANNLGTSTNQYNTLNALIIFNTGSSAAMPFGFDGGILVRANTSAGSLALRGWQITNNYIGRLDSVAGLNYNIGGIQLRGLYGALVKGNQVKTTNAMGIQERCYGLASSCGYNIIQSNTLTDNEGNISAETAYDQVLSNTITNSRGFGFQVQSYGYAANNVMMHLGISTDGKLYNGIDGNGGDHARYVNNTIIDVYGCSLTVEGAAPGVTVTGGVYNSNNLSGCAVYTTATAGPVAFSGKISWILNASVPKPFGYQMLNASDSAHRMNLAQFLVATK; via the coding sequence ATGTTCAACTTTAGGCGCCATTTTGCGCCCGCACTCCTGCTCATGATTGCTTCGATCCCCGTTTCGGCGACGACCTACTACATCTCCCAGTCAACCGGCAGTGACACCAATAGCGGCCTCAGTCAGGCGGCAGCATTTAAGACGCTTGCAAAAGCGAATACTCTCACGAGCCTCAAAGGTGGCGATTCCATCCTCCTGAAGCGTGGCGATGTCTGGCATGAAGAGCTCATCGTCCCCAGTTCCGGGACTTCTACAAAGAGCAGATTCCTCATTGACGCCTATGGCAGTGGCAGGGTGCCCATCCTCGACGGGGCGGATCCTGTCACCGGCTGGAAACTGATTTCGGCTGACACCTACCAGGTGCGTCGCACCATCCCCAGCTATAAAGTCTTTGTCGATGCGCTCTACACGCAGACGGTTCCTTTGATCCGAGAGGGCAATCTCACAGCGGCAATCAATGAGCCGGGTTCGTTTTACACCGACGCCGATACGCTCTATGTGCATCTTGCCGACGGTTCCAACCCGTCGAAGCACACCATCGAGGTCTCTGGGACCGGTCATCAGACCGGCATTGTTGCCTCGAACAAATCCTATGTCACTGTGCAGAACCTCGCGATCATGCGCACCACGAACTCCGGTGTCGCCTTTGTCCTGGACTATGCGAACAATTTGGGGACAAGCACCAACCAGTACAACACGCTGAATGCGCTGATTATCTTCAATACCGGCTCGTCCGCAGCCATGCCCTTTGGCTTCGACGGCGGCATCCTGGTCCGCGCAAACACTTCGGCCGGATCGCTCGCCCTGCGTGGTTGGCAGATTACGAACAACTACATTGGCAGGCTGGACTCGGTTGCGGGGTTGAACTACAACATCGGCGGCATCCAACTGCGTGGTCTCTACGGTGCGCTGGTGAAGGGCAATCAGGTCAAGACCACGAACGCGATGGGGATTCAGGAACGCTGCTATGGTCTGGCTTCTTCCTGCGGATACAACATCATCCAAAGCAACACGCTCACGGATAACGAAGGCAACATCTCAGCAGAGACGGCATACGACCAGGTTCTGAGCAACACCATCACGAACAGCCGTGGCTTTGGGTTCCAGGTTCAGTCCTACGGCTATGCCGCAAACAACGTCATGATGCACCTGGGTATCAGCACCGATGGCAAGCTATACAACGGCATCGACGGCAATGGCGGTGACCATGCCCGCTATGTCAACAACACGATCATCGATGTTTACGGTTGTTCCCTAACAGTCGAGGGTGCGGCACCGGGCGTTACCGTCACGGGTGGAGTCTACAACTCGAACAACCTTTCGGGATGCGCAGTTTACACAACCGCGACTGCGGGGCCTGTCGCCTTCAGCGGCAAGATTTCGTGGATCTTGAACGCGTCCGTGCCCAAACCCTTTGGCTATCAAATGCTGAACGCGTCGGACAGTGCCCATCGCATGAACCTGGCGCAGTTCCTCGTAGCGACTAAGTAG
- a CDS encoding CBS domain-containing protein, translated as MRTPSLRIGVLFGVEIRLHVLWILFLFFSMTYAAFTGATAIRGFALWLLMLVAVMVREVARSIAFAASGAKLSSLLILPAGAVPSFSSGSKKEAQESHLVALAGPLANFFVGITLALLLYMATNQVNLFERPWVTPAYLLRSLIWTQVLLGGLHLIPAAPLDAGVALRQRFAKIRGTVRGARAMAGISQTVSMALVIAGISMQNVWLMVMGAFLMVGAQMEAATAVGAETATGESVLMRDVMLTDFTTISSADTLEMAMDRSVHSLQDIFPVVRGSLLVGTVSRQTLSDALSQGNGYVQGVMARTFPVAAAEDSLSATLARIGGGGTQMVPIIERNSDNGAGDRVLGIVTPQSLSLAMHLLGRSRRILERASRTDQRDQ; from the coding sequence ATGCGCACGCCTTCCCTGCGGATTGGAGTTCTGTTCGGCGTCGAAATTCGCCTGCATGTGCTTTGGATCCTGTTCCTGTTTTTCAGCATGACCTACGCGGCCTTTACCGGCGCGACCGCCATTCGCGGCTTTGCCCTCTGGCTCCTGATGCTGGTCGCCGTGATGGTCCGCGAAGTGGCACGCTCCATCGCCTTCGCCGCCTCGGGAGCGAAGCTCTCTTCCCTGCTCATCCTTCCTGCGGGAGCGGTGCCTTCCTTTTCCAGTGGCTCAAAGAAGGAAGCACAGGAAAGCCACCTCGTGGCCCTCGCGGGTCCTCTGGCGAACTTCTTCGTCGGCATCACGCTTGCGCTTCTGCTCTACATGGCGACGAATCAGGTCAATCTCTTCGAGCGCCCGTGGGTTACGCCCGCTTATCTCCTGCGCTCACTCATCTGGACACAGGTCCTCCTCGGCGGCCTGCACCTCATCCCCGCCGCTCCGCTCGATGCCGGAGTCGCCCTTCGGCAGCGGTTTGCAAAGATCCGGGGCACTGTGCGCGGCGCGCGCGCCATGGCAGGCATCAGCCAGACCGTCTCCATGGCCCTCGTCATCGCCGGTATCTCCATGCAGAACGTCTGGTTAATGGTGATGGGTGCGTTCCTGATGGTGGGCGCGCAGATGGAAGCCGCCACCGCCGTCGGCGCTGAAACAGCGACCGGCGAAAGCGTCCTGATGCGCGACGTCATGCTCACCGACTTCACCACCATCTCCTCCGCCGACACATTGGAGATGGCCATGGACCGCAGCGTCCACTCCCTGCAGGACATCTTCCCCGTCGTGCGCGGCTCACTGCTTGTGGGAACCGTCTCGCGGCAGACCCTCTCCGACGCCCTCAGCCAGGGCAACGGTTACGTGCAGGGCGTCATGGCACGGACCTTTCCCGTAGCCGCCGCGGAAGACTCTCTCTCCGCCACGCTTGCGCGCATCGGCGGTGGCGGAACCCAGATGGTGCCCATCATCGAGCGCAACAGCGACAACGGCGCAGGCGACCGCGTCCTCGGCATTGTGACCCCGCAGAGTCTTTCGCTCGCGATGCATCTCCTGGGCCGGTCACGCCGCATCCTGGAACGGGCCTCGCGGACGGACCAGCGTGACCAGTAG
- the rsmI gene encoding 16S rRNA (cytidine(1402)-2'-O)-methyltransferase, with protein MTSSLDDAKPLAPGLYLVATPIGNLEDITLRALRVLKSVDKIACEDTRQTIKLLNHFGIKAPMVSYHLHNERSRAEELVAELKSGARIAIVSDAGMPGIADPGGEIASAAIAAGLPVFPVPGANAALSALIASGLGTESFAFRGFLPSKSGERKSLLETLRGEMLSASTPATQIFYETPHRIVDALTDVEAVFGAEHRIALARELTKLHEEFLRGSVSEVRAVIAKRDSLRGEMVLLLSGEIAATAVTSGSVYQAVRALMQAEGLEEKDALKRVAKERGIGKSEAYREWQRRR; from the coding sequence GTGACCAGTAGCTTAGACGATGCCAAACCGCTGGCGCCGGGCCTCTACCTGGTCGCCACGCCCATCGGCAACCTCGAAGACATCACACTCCGCGCCCTGCGTGTGCTCAAGAGCGTGGACAAGATCGCCTGCGAAGACACCCGGCAGACCATCAAGCTGCTCAACCACTTCGGCATCAAGGCGCCGATGGTCAGCTACCACCTGCATAACGAACGCTCGCGCGCCGAAGAGCTCGTAGCCGAACTGAAATCCGGGGCCCGCATCGCCATCGTGAGCGACGCAGGCATGCCCGGCATCGCCGATCCCGGAGGCGAGATCGCCTCTGCCGCCATCGCCGCCGGTCTTCCCGTCTTTCCCGTACCCGGCGCAAACGCCGCCCTCAGCGCCCTGATCGCGAGCGGCCTGGGAACGGAGAGCTTCGCCTTCCGTGGATTTCTTCCCTCCAAGTCGGGCGAACGCAAGTCCCTGCTGGAGACGCTGCGCGGCGAGATGCTCTCCGCCTCCACCCCCGCGACGCAGATCTTCTACGAGACCCCGCACCGCATCGTCGACGCCCTCACCGACGTGGAAGCTGTCTTCGGCGCGGAGCACCGCATCGCCCTCGCCCGCGAACTCACCAAGCTGCACGAGGAGTTTCTCCGTGGCTCAGTCAGCGAAGTGCGGGCCGTCATCGCCAAACGCGACAGCCTGCGCGGCGAGATGGTGCTTCTCCTCTCAGGAGAGATTGCCGCTACCGCAGTGACCTCTGGAAGCGTCTATCAGGCAGTGCGCGCCTTGATGCAGGCCGAGGGTCTGGAAGAAAAGGATGCTCTGAAACGTGTCGCGAAAGAACGCGGCATCGGTAAAAGCGAAGCCTATCGCGAGTGGCAGCGTAGGCGATAA
- a CDS encoding DUF1348 family protein: protein MSEKAPVSLVPPFTRETAIAKVRKAEDGWNSRDPERVSLAYTPESEWRNRSEFVHGRAEIVAFLTRKWQRELEYRLIKELWAFDGNRIGVRFAYEWHDDSGNWFRSYGNENWLFDAEGIMERRYACINDLPIRPEDRLFFWPQGRRPDDHPSLSDLGL from the coding sequence ATGAGCGAAAAAGCCCCCGTCAGTCTGGTCCCTCCCTTTACGCGCGAAACCGCCATCGCCAAGGTCCGCAAGGCGGAAGACGGCTGGAACTCCCGCGATCCCGAGCGCGTCTCTTTGGCCTACACGCCGGAGAGCGAGTGGCGCAACCGCAGCGAGTTTGTACACGGGCGTGCGGAGATCGTCGCCTTCCTCACACGCAAGTGGCAGCGCGAACTGGAGTATCGCCTGATCAAAGAACTCTGGGCCTTTGACGGAAACCGCATCGGCGTCCGCTTCGCCTACGAGTGGCACGACGACTCCGGCAACTGGTTCCGCTCGTACGGCAATGAAAACTGGCTCTTCGACGCCGAAGGCATCATGGAGCGGCGCTACGCCTGCATCAACGACCTCCCTATCCGCCCTGAAGACCGGCTCTTCTTCTGGCCGCAGGGACGGAGACCGGACGACCACCCCAGCCTGAGCGACCTCGGCCTCTAG
- a CDS encoding superinfection immunity protein: MITLTLLLALYFLPTIVASHRGHNLGGILLLNFFFGWTGIGWMALLLWALLADPPRWCVVPYGGTYIPCGAYTPYSPYGLGAGTKAGRQAGFCGEQGAGYSKCCGGTRKTPLIILGEITQI, translated from the coding sequence ATGATCACACTCACGTTACTGCTCGCGCTGTACTTCCTTCCCACCATCGTGGCTTCGCACCGCGGCCATAACCTCGGCGGCATTCTGCTGCTGAACTTCTTCTTTGGATGGACGGGAATCGGATGGATGGCGCTGCTGCTCTGGGCTCTGCTCGCAGATCCGCCACGGTGGTGCGTGGTGCCATACGGAGGCACCTATATCCCCTGCGGAGCCTATACGCCTTACTCGCCTTATGGGCTTGGCGCAGGTACTAAGGCTGGGCGTCAGGCGGGCTTTTGTGGAGAACAAGGTGCAGGCTACTCAAAGTGCTGCGGAGGAACACGGAAAACCCCTTTGATCATATTGGGAGAA